CCAACTTATATTCTAACTGCTGCTCATTGTGTTGATGGGTAAGATCAATACTCTTTCTTTGTGAATATGAGTGCTACAAAAGCCTGTGGATATTTTTCAGCATTGGAGCTGGAAGTATTTTTGCGTTTTTGGGTAGTGTTATAAAACAAGCAGGAGTTCGCAGGACTGCTAAACGTACTATTGTTCACCCCAATTGGAATAGAAATAGTCTGCTGAATGACATTGCTTTGATACAAATCGATGCTATCGGCTATACAAATACAATTAGACCTGTTGCTTTGCCTAACATTTTTAACACATACTCCACATACATTGATAACTCTGTAATTGCTACTGGATGGGGAAAGACAAGTGATTGTAAGTTTCAACAATATTTGAGTCTTTCAAAGGAGTGTTGCCAttgtactttttttgttaaaattcagcAAGTTCATCAGGGGCAAATTATCTCCAAGGTGCAACATTGACTGTTATCGATAATAATGTTTGTGCGAGCACCTATGGATCACATATTAACCCATCAAACGTTTGTGTTTCAACGCTTGGTGGAATTTCAACATGCAGTGGTGACTCGGGTGGTCCACTTGTTCTTCAAAGCAATAAGGTTTTGATTGGTCTTACATCTTTTGGCGCATCTGCTGGTTGCACTGCAGGTTTGCCAAGTGCCTTTACACGTATTTCAAGCTATAGGCAATGGATTAAAGATATTGCTGGAGTTTAAATGAAAAGACTGGACTAAAAATAactcaatatttcaaaaataaaatatgtataaacttttcttcaatttttttttttcaaaattaggcTGTTTATGACCTCCTAACTCTAAACCAAATTTGAAGAGCGCTGGCAATTAGCACGAGCATTTTCTGAGATCAGATACAATTAAAACGTCACactcttaaaatgaagtaatcatttgtcaaattacgataagtattgtatttaatattttttttttttgtcttcaaaaagtggaCAGAAGACAGGACTATGCAATTAggtaaataaattacaaatatattttatttttaaaaaaaattcctccaaattcatcggatgatacatcaaaagaatgGTCTCTTCAAGTTCCGTTGATAtccgaaaactaaaagtttcttggtcTAGTTGAAGATTATCTACCGGCCCTTCGTAGAAAAAGTTCTAACTAAAATCACAGGTATcgtgtaagaaaaaaaagatacatttatCTCAATTATTCACTTCAATGGAAATCAAAAATTCTCATTTAcctacttatttaaaaaaaagaacaaatctcaataataaaaaatatatatgggaAAACAGTTGGGTAATtggataaattataattttattattaattaataattattgaattaacgtttggttaaaaaaaaaaacaaagaattgaCTTCTAATTCGCGTACCTATATACATAACTTGATTTATCAGTAAGAATACTTCAAAAGAAtcatatttacaaaatttaccTATCAGTTCAAGAGTTCTTGGAAAGATATGGCCAATTTTTCTGTTAAATCgcattaatataaaatttctcGTGAACACTATCTAGAAGACCTTTCCTTGATAGATCGAAAGCCAACAGCTAAttttaggctattgattatatcgaaaaaaaaacatggtaataaggaactaagacgttcacgggtataaaagaagtattttttagaaaattgccctccCAACCaaacgggggaagatagaccccctcccatagtcaacaatgattgtatttaacccgtctataaaatatcattaaaaaaatttaattctctacaaaaagttttaaatcaatatactaaaattttgcttggtttacgagatatattgaagaAACTAAAAAGGGGgtttttgcacccctatcttcaatttccaccctctcatttaatatcACTCCgtcgtcttagttcctttctgtacgacataatcaatagcctattttGGGAATGGAGGtaaaaccaaaatgtgagtaacTCAAAAAGTCTGgtagctttaaatcgcggctatgtatggttttcggggggttatACATTTTGCTTAAGCCTAAATACCTCAatgtttaagcctagtacgctgctgaagcgaaaagaaatttttcatacaatatttcgttaacgaaatccagaacggaaaatttcgttttgcattacgtttttcagtacgcagctctagcgaaaaattggagagttttcactcatttgtcacttactttttactatcctgtgcatttttcttgactccaagagcagtgttgacggttcaaaatgaaaaattctaaattaaattaGATCAACAAAGAAACATtcgaacttaatttaaaaaacaaaaaataaaaattaaaaaaaaaaaccgttatgaACTCTTTTGGACCAATAAAAATGACCAGGAAAAAAGAATGTGAATgagaaatgagtgaaaactatCCGAACAGATAAGAATTCCGTTTGTCAAGCACAAAGCGTTGTGCTATTTTTTGTACGAGAATTATCGTTGCACTTCAGCAGCATGAAAGGTTTTAAACAACTTACCTATATCTTGAGTTTTATTGATCACATCACCATGATTGAGTTCTTCATGGTTAGTAAAAATGACAAAAGATCAGTTCCCGTATTTGTAAAGTGATATGGAAAACTCACAATATAAAACCGTTATTTAAAGATGCctgacttttgaattcgttataaggctataaaactgcatactcacattttggttataacagcactcccaaaaattgctgaACGCTCTTGGACTATtatgaaaagtcatgaaatttggaaaaCTAGGAGTATTATTGTGGAGAGTACGAAAAAGATgcttaaactttttcaaaatggaGACTTCAAAACGGCGAGCAAAATGAGCTGAagcgaaattttccatacaaaaattcgatacctaacgaaatcttgaatgaaattaaatttgtttaaaactttaaaacttattttctaatgttttttcttgaatttttttatttgaatttttattattttttactttgctagAAACTTGATTATTTTGGTATTATATTGTTGCCAATTTTAAGTAGAGATTTTacagaatgaataaaaaaacataacaatgtTCAACAAAACTGAATCAACCAATACTTTTCTAAAAGACTTTAGCAATCTTAATTCGAATCCAAAGACAAAAATACATATCGTCACGTTTCGAAGATAAAAACTAATCTTTTAGTTCTGATATCTCAAAAATATGACGTCATCGATTATTTTTACTTCGCATTCTCCTTATACCTACTTCAGGTACGAAATTTCATGACTTCTAAATGACcgttaaaatgatttttgaaaccaaaaagcaCCAGAAGAATTTGATCAAATTAGTTTGGTGCGAACAACTTCCTTCCTTGAAACATGTTTTTGTTTCGAATATTAGATATTTagtataattaaattaattaattaattttctgaGTAACTAACTATACTCATAATTTTATGTCATTCGCCAATTGAGTTGCTAAGTAGTAGAAAAAACACGGctaatgaataaaaaacaagTAATTTGCATTAAAGCaaacagttattattttataattcataaatattataaattatttagagGCTCATGTTTTCAGTTCgcattgtatttaaaaaaagctacAAACGCTTCAATTTATAAAGAATTGCGCAGCGATTTCCAAGTTACACATTGTATTTAGATTCCAGTATGCTCTAAGATCCATGATCTGTAACTAGTGATACGAGTGAAAGCCTCTGGAAGACCCAAAGTGCAACCAGCAGCTGATCCAAAGGATGTTAGACCAATAAGAGTTTTAGTTGATTCAGTGACAAGGGGGCCACCGGAATCTCCAGAGCAAGTTGATGTTCCCCTTGGTCCTTGGGCGCACAGATTTGTTGGCTGGACAGCATCTCTGAAAAACAGCTCGCACTTAAAGTTTGTTACGACTTTCATTTCGGCGTACTGAAGCTCTTCAGGAGAGTTGTCCCTTGGATCTttaagaaataaagtgaagtcaAATTAAAATAGGAatttaaatattagaaaaaaaggttaaatatcTTACCGTCACTAGTCATGCCCCAGCCGGAAGCAATGACTTTTTCATGCAAGTATTTTTCATAATAACCATCTTTGGATATAGCTGGCAAGTTGATGAGTCCAATTTCTGGTCCAAGGGTGACGGGAGCAATGCGCAATAAAGATATATCATTGTCAGCTAGTCCGGTTGAATTATAATCGCTATGGATGATTGTTTCCAAAACCTTAACTTTTTTACCTCCCATTAGTGTGTTGCTTCCCAGATAGGCATTAATAGACTTtactctataaaaaaaaagaacatgtaGAAGTTTTTTGGGGTTTTAAATGCATAGTAAATTTTTGAATCTTACCCTTCAGTACAATGAGCAGCGGTTACAATCCACTCGGGAGAGATCAATGAACCTCCACATAATTGCATGGTCAACAAGCTCATCCTACTGCTCAAACCAACTTGGTAGTTGAATTGTGCAGGTTTGGCAGTCAAACCATTGGTAATACGTGGACTTGGGCTACGACCCGCGTTGAGGGCTGATGTTAGGGCAACAACTCCCaaaagcaatacaaaaatcaaacctttcattgttttagtccACTTAACTCCCTGAATAAAACTGACGACTTTTGAAACCTAAATTTGGGGTTTTATACTAAAAGCAAACATAAGATAGCGTTTCTTACAAATTAAATGTGTGTGATTAGACAATTTCAATCACTGATCGTCCATATCTTTCATGATTTATTGATAAATTTGATTATGAACCTCACGCTAGTAGGTaccccaaaaattaatttattttgcaattttcaaATGGGTTTCCCATTATTGATTATATTATTGGGGTTTGTCGTGTGATAATCccctaaaattttaattgaaaaagtaaaGATTAAATTAGAAACTTCTCCGGAACAATAACACTATGATGTTGATAGAAATTCATATAAGGTGATTTGGTGAGGTGTTAGAGTATTCAGAGAGCGTTTTTAGTCATTTGATAGGTACAGTAAGTTGCCGAAAGCCTAAAGATATCAAGGCGAAAACAGGTTTAATGTCCTTAAATGACACGATCTGGATGGATCTTGATATACGGTGGAGTGAAGCATGTATTTGTTCCCGACCCGAGTAGTAATAGTGCGTAATACAGTCGGCCCTCGAATACTGTGTGATGgttaattttgtaataaatatcacaacaaaaacattactgttaaaaaaagagccaagttctcctatacctattaaaattatgctggcacaaaaaggaCTGAGATATAccaagtgtaccaagttctaaagtttggtttcaaatttgtatcaattgacaatttttcttttaattatagatttttaaagttacttcaaaaattgccaaggaaacaatcaaaattttattgatacaaatttgaaaccaaactttagaacttggtacacttttatatctcagtcCTTTTTGCGCCAGCATAAATTTAATTGGTAtgggagaacttggctctttttttaacagtaatgtttttgttgtgatttcactactttttgcaaggtatggctgtagaattgaaaatctctatatttgatgaaaattcagtgataatggttggttgccacgccccctagctaaaattctcaaattttggtgtggaagttagaggggggtcgaaaatggcctgagttgtttcctgtaaataagggtgtagtgccaaagttgctagagaacttggctgggcactaccgtgccccttgattgaaatatttgataataataattaattacaaaCAGATGTGATACCTTCCGCAGAATACTCATGCGCCAGCGGCACAGGAAGAAAGATGAACTACATTATAGGGTTGCGCGTTGCGCCCCAAGTAATCATTTTTTAACCcttcattaaaaattcttttttcaaccAACTTCTTCTTTTCCGCCAACCAACGGCAGAAATACCGGTCGTTTTCCGGGgttttgggttggggtcaaaatcccgaaaaccgaagTCAAGGGATTctaggttttcgggatttttgaaactccgggttttcgggattctaggTTTTCTGAATTCTGGATTTTCGGGGTTCTGGGTTTTCTGGATACAAAATATCGGGATTGTGTCCGTCCCCAAGGGATTCTACTCCTATTTGTAAAAATGCTTTAAGGATTTAGATCGGTTTCCAGATTATAGTCTGtttctcttcttttttggcACTATCAACTGAAAATAAAGCTTCGTTTTCCACactctactcatatttttaacaTGCCGATGCCCTCTGACGCTAGATGATCAAGTTGAAGTGAATTGCtcgaaaaatgatttataaagaGAGGAATATGGGAGCTAAAAAATATCGGTTCTTCCGATAAAAGTTCTTCTAGAATCTTTTGAACGCAGGAAAAAGAACCaaaattataatctttgaacaacaacaacgtcttgaaggtgctaccaccaaatGTTTATAGTTAGAGTTACAGAACTGTTTCACCTAATTGTTTGCTTGCAGAGTCACTGACGATACCTAAATCGAAATTTTCCGAACAATCCtctgattttgttattttccaCGGATGATTCGAGGATGttttaaatcttatttaaacatcaaaaattcaGCTCTAAATATACCAAAACTCACATGTGAATACCTTTCTCTTTGACAACCAGGGCAATTCAGACTTTTGTGGGgggaaagaagaagaaaagctCACATCTTTAAGGACATCATTTAATTTTGGAGATAGTAGGTACTTTGGATGCTAGAACGTAACGATGCAGAAAGCAGTGTGTCAATGTTGGCattttaagtttcaattttgCAATTGGTCCACTTTTGTTGCCGGTCAAAGCGAAACAAATAGCAAAACTTTTTGTGCAGCGCAATTCGTAGTCGGGACAGCTTTATTAAAACATGTCATACAAGCACTGACCAGTAGTATAACCAGGCAAAGCTTTAACCCCTTACCGCATGACAATAAAATGTCTTCTTCAATGTTTTCATCTGCTTCAAAACGAATGCGAGGCACAGTCTGAAACATCTATAGATAAATATATTTGCAATGCGAAAATTGTATTAGGGTGTTCGTCATCTAAGTGTTTTGAGAGAATCAAGtttctaagtggaaaaacttttttataatagtaaagaaaaatcccctaattttttcagaattttattttggcgctagatggcgccccacgAGAGTTAAATTTGTTCTTATctgaaatatgtaggtatatgtttATATGACTTTTGAggtcagttttctcaaaaaggtTATATGTACCAtctttctaggaccaggggtttagtcattAACTGCATagttcatgaaaaataaaaccccaAATAGTATGGATGTCCTGACTGAACCTCTGGTCTTGCAAAGAtggtttgtacttttttgaaaacggccGGCATTTTATGCAAACAAGAACATCATCAAACGTTTTTCCTTTAaagctatatctaaaaaaaaatgacctaATAAGtaaacattattttcaaaattattagagcggtttttttcaaaaactaaccactgaatttttttttaaatcatagaaGCTTTTAGGtgtttttggtctaaaaacaCATTTGTACAATCTTCAAAAACAGCTAAATACGAATCGACTCATCCCTTTAAGCTGTGCCTCATTATACAGACAAAAAGACTGAAATAGTTCCAACGGTCCCCTCCCAGTGATTTAAATCgacaaataaaagttaaaaacacatgtttccattttaattttgcattttatttgaaaataaaaaagctaCAAATACATCCGTTTTGAAGTGAAGCAATTCCCATGTTTCAATTAAGTTTACACTCCAGTATGCTCTAAGATCCATGATCTGTAACTAGTGATACGAGTGAAAACCTCTGGAAGACCCAAAGTGCAACCAGCAGCTGATCCAAAGGATGTAAGACCAATAAGAGTTTTACTTGATTCAGTGACAAGTGGACCACCGGAATCTCCAGAGCATGTTGATGTTCCCTTAGGTCCTTGGGCGCAAATGTTCGATGGTGCGACATCACCGAAAACCAACGTACATTTTAAGTTTGATACGATTTTCATTTCAGCGTACTGTAGCTCTTCAGGAGAGTCTGCCTTTGGATCTTcaagatataaaataaaattcaaatttaaaatcgattttaaatcattgaaaaatataGTTAACTTACCGTCACTAGTCATACCCCATCCGGAAGCAATgactttttcattcaaatatttttcataatcaCCAGATCTGGATAGAGCAGGCAAGTTGACGAGTCCAATTTGTGGTCCAAGGGTGACGGGAGCAATGCGCAAGAGAGATATGTCATGTGCAGTTGATTCTTTCATATTCCAATCGCTGTGAATGATTGTTTCCAAAACCTTAACTTTTTGACCTCCCATTAGTGTGTTGCTTCCCAGATAGGCAGAAATAGACCTAGCTCtataaaaagaataagaaaatatatatttattggtTTTTCAAAGACAGGTCAAAGTCTATGAATCTTACCCGTCAGTACAGTGAGCAGCGGTAACAATCCATTCGGGAGAGATCAATGAACCTCCACACAATTGCATGGTGAAAAGGCTCATCCGCATGCTCAAACCAACTTGAAAGTTGAATTGTCCAGTTTTGGCGGTCAAACCATTGGTGATACGAGGACTTGGGCTACGACCCGCGATAGAAATGGGCATGATAACATTTGATGTCCTTAAGTTGAGGGCCGATGTTAGGGCAACACCCAGAagcaatacaaaaatcaaaCCCTTCATATTGTTTTATTCAACTCAACTTCCTTAACAAAACTGACGACTTCTGAAGCCTAAATTTGGGGTTTTTATACTAAAGGCAAACATTTGATAGCATTCCTAACAAATTTAATGTGTGTGATTAGACAATTTCAATCAATGATCGTTcatatcttttaaaatttattgataaatatgtagtgcaaagaaaaatttgttaaatacttgaaaaatcaaaaatgagttcatcattattttttaacaatactGATTATTCGATATTTAAACGGTTTTCCCATATTGAATATATTGGAGTTaggtttttttaatgaataatgagaattttttaattttcgtagAAGTGAGACCTCGAGGGTCTTATCTTAATCTGCGTACTTATGTGCATAACTTTTGCTCAGTAGAAATTGgactttttccaaaatcttgATTGTCAGTGTATCTGATTCAAATTCATTTCGATTGTAATGAGTTGTCAAAATTACTCAACTAGCTACTAAAATTATATAAAGCAAAAATTTCTAGTTTATGATTGGTGGTTAGGTGTGGCGTTTGATTGGCATTTATCACTTCTATTATGTATTTGGTTTGCCAAAATATGCGAAGTCATGGAAAGTCATGAATCATGATTTaggctttttatattttattctcTTTTTGGTACTTAAGAGG
This DNA window, taken from Episyrphus balteatus chromosome 2, idEpiBalt1.1, whole genome shotgun sequence, encodes the following:
- the LOC129908146 gene encoding brachyurin-like, encoding MKICFVTLFIIALASCAFGQSSDETFVDMEPKIPEFLPEARITNGRAVSINDYPYQVGLNVNGGWCGGSLISPTYILTAAHCVDGIGAGSIFAFLGSVIKQAGVRRTAKRTIVHPNWNRNSLLNDIALIQIDAIGYTNTIRPVALPNIFNTYSTYIDNSVIATGWGKTSDSSSSGANYLQGATLTVIDNNVCASTYGSHINPSNVCVSTLGGISTCSGDSGGPLVLQSNKVLIGLTSFGASAGCTAGLPSAFTRISSYRQWIKDIAGV
- the LOC129909387 gene encoding transmembrane protease serine 9-like, translated to MKGLIFVLLLGVALTSALNLRTSNVIMPISIAGRSPSPRITNGLTAKTGQFNFQVGLSMRMSLFTMQLCGGSLISPEWIVTAAHCTDGARSISAYLGSNTLMGGQKVKVLETIIHSDWNMKESTAHDISLLRIAPVTLGPQIGLVNLPALSRSGDYEKYLNEKVIASGWGMTSDDPKADSPEELQYAEMKIVSNLKCTLVFGDVAPSNICAQGPKGTSTCSGDSGGPLVTESSKTLIGLTSFGSAAGCTLGLPEVFTRITSYRSWILEHTGVVSKVVSFIQGVKWTKTMKGLIFVLLLGVVALTSALNAGRSPSPRITNGLTAKPAQFNYQVGLSSRMSLLTMQLCGGSLISPEWIVTAAHCTEGVKSINAYLGSNTLMGGKKVKVLETIIHSDYNSTGLADNDISLLRIAPVTLGPEIGLINLPAISKDGYYEKYLHEKVIASGWGMTSDDPRDNSPEELQYAEMKVVTNFKCELFFRDAVQPTNLCAQGPRGTSTCSGDSGGPLVTESTKTLIGLTSFGSAAGCTLGLPEAFTRITSYRSWILEHTGI